From Virgibacillus natechei, the proteins below share one genomic window:
- a CDS encoding UDP-N-acetylmuramoyl-tripeptide--D-alanyl-D-alanine ligase — translation MDTLRLDIPTIAITGSAGKTTTKEMIASILDTKWDIFKSYKNNNNPSLHTKKHAQMIEPWHQGVVLEYGMSREGFGKQHCSYIEPNISIITSIGFAHMGALGGNLENIVEAKSALFKYMKPTGTLLINSDDENSKLLQTDSFKGQMITVGIKNKADYQAINVTFLDNGMLFQVLLDNHLEEFFIPCFGNFNVINALFAIAVSHRLHFTPSEIRKGLMNFEKPVRRLFVKHLRENAILVDDSYSANPQAVKAAIDVLSEIGKDKKKVVILGSMLELGHYSTKFHEDIGKYVVMNKIDTILTYGKDAKSIGDGALSAGHPLAKLFHFEDRELLHAHIGDITTSNAAILVKGSNGMKMNMTVKYLVKKNGLKKKN, via the coding sequence ATGGATACGTTACGCTTGGATATTCCAACCATTGCAATTACAGGCAGTGCTGGAAAAACGACAACCAAAGAGATGATCGCTTCAATATTGGACACAAAATGGGACATATTTAAATCTTATAAAAATAATAATAACCCTTCTTTGCATACAAAAAAACATGCTCAAATGATAGAACCTTGGCATCAAGGAGTGGTTTTAGAATATGGGATGTCAAGGGAGGGATTTGGAAAACAACATTGTAGTTATATTGAGCCTAATATCAGTATTATTACGAGTATTGGATTCGCTCATATGGGTGCTCTTGGAGGTAACCTAGAGAATATAGTCGAAGCAAAGTCAGCACTCTTTAAATATATGAAACCTACGGGCACGCTGTTAATAAATAGTGACGATGAGAATTCAAAATTATTACAGACGGATAGCTTTAAAGGCCAAATGATAACCGTAGGAATTAAGAATAAGGCTGACTATCAGGCAATTAATGTAACATTTTTGGATAATGGAATGCTTTTTCAAGTTTTGTTAGATAACCATCTTGAGGAATTTTTTATTCCTTGCTTTGGCAATTTTAATGTCATAAATGCATTGTTTGCAATTGCTGTTAGCCATCGACTGCATTTTACTCCTTCAGAGATAAGAAAAGGACTAATGAACTTTGAAAAACCTGTAAGACGATTATTTGTGAAGCATTTACGAGAAAACGCCATTCTTGTCGACGATAGCTATAGCGCTAACCCCCAAGCGGTCAAGGCGGCTATAGATGTTCTAAGCGAAATTGGAAAAGACAAAAAGAAAGTGGTTATACTAGGGTCAATGCTAGAATTAGGTCATTATTCAACTAAATTTCATGAGGATATTGGAAAATACGTAGTAATGAACAAAATCGATACGATTCTAACATATGGAAAAGATGCGAAATCAATTGGTGATGGGGCTCTCTCTGCTGGTCATCCCTTAGCGAAGCTATTCCACTTTGAAGACCGTGAACTTTTGCATGCACATATAGGAGACATCACAACATCGAATGCTGCGATTTTGGTTAAAGGCTCAAATGGTATGAAGATGAATATGACCGTAAAGTATCTTGTTAAAAAGAATGGATTAAAAAAGAAAAACTAG
- a CDS encoding NAD(P)-dependent oxidoreductase has protein sequence MKIGIIGASGKAGSLIKKEALDRGNVVTSIVRDEAKLTGKSDFVIEKDIFDLKTEDIKDLDVLVNAFGVHEPGKEHLHVEAGRVLMDIVKGDPDTRLIVVGGAGSLFVDEAKTTKLMDTSDFPREAYPTSVNQGENLKELEQTSGINWTFISPGAFFDPEGKRTGTYQKGNDILITNAKGESYISYEDYAIALLDEIETPVHSNERFAVVAEAE, from the coding sequence ATGAAAATAGGCATAATTGGAGCATCAGGTAAAGCAGGAAGTCTTATTAAGAAAGAAGCTTTAGATAGAGGAAACGTCGTAACATCCATTGTAAGAGATGAAGCAAAATTAACAGGGAAAAGTGACTTTGTCATAGAAAAGGATATCTTTGATTTGAAGACAGAGGATATTAAAGATCTCGATGTGTTGGTGAATGCGTTTGGCGTACATGAGCCAGGGAAAGAACATCTTCATGTGGAAGCAGGCAGGGTTTTAATGGATATCGTGAAAGGGGATCCTGACACGAGGTTAATCGTCGTGGGAGGTGCAGGAAGTTTGTTTGTAGATGAAGCAAAAACAACAAAATTAATGGATACATCTGATTTTCCAAGAGAAGCTTACCCAACATCCGTAAATCAAGGGGAAAATCTGAAGGAATTAGAGCAAACTAGTGGAATCAATTGGACCTTCATCAGTCCGGGCGCATTCTTTGACCCTGAAGGAAAAAGGACAGGCACCTACCAAAAAGGGAATGATATTCTTATCACGAATGCAAAAGGAGAAAGCTATATAAGCTATGAAGATTATGCCATTGCCTTACTTGATGAAATTGAAACACCCGTGCATAGTAATGAAAGATTTGCGGTTGTTGCAGAAGCGGAATAG
- a CDS encoding BCCT family transporter: MKKKESYKNPVFFISAIILGLLVIIGAFMPEQFGTVAQTLFDFTTVNFGWFYLLAVFVIILFLVGISISKYGIMRLGPSDSRPEYPFFTWVGMLFSAGFGVSLVFWSVAEPMSHFFVTPFPGIEPQTEEAARVAMGYSFFHWGISQWAVFAIAGLAIAFIQFRKRRSGLVSVAIEPVIGKNKGVANTINILAVIATVMGVATTVGLSFIQLNGGLSSVFNIPNNIGVQIIIALIMMVCYLVSSGTGLDRGIKWLSNINLGLALLIMVIVFLLGPTLFILNSFVLGLGDYLTHFVQYSLRLTPYTGGEWVYDWTIFYWAWAIAWSPFVGAFVARVSRGRTIREFVAGVMLAPPAIACVWIAVFGGTALYSDLNNGTRIAEAVNNDVTVALFEALGVVPFTDILSIISILLIFTFMVTSADSATYILGTMTSKGSLNPALITKIIWGVLITAIALVLLFTGGLDALQTASLTAALPFTVILLIMIVSIWKSIKAEYEPKDNKRN, translated from the coding sequence ATGAAGAAAAAAGAGAGTTATAAAAATCCAGTATTTTTTATCTCGGCAATTATTCTTGGCTTATTAGTTATCATTGGTGCTTTCATGCCAGAGCAGTTTGGCACAGTGGCCCAGACACTTTTTGATTTTACAACGGTTAATTTTGGATGGTTTTATTTACTAGCAGTTTTTGTTATTATCCTATTCCTAGTTGGAATTTCCATAAGTAAATATGGAATAATGCGGTTAGGTCCTTCTGATTCACGCCCGGAATACCCGTTTTTTACATGGGTTGGTATGCTGTTCTCGGCAGGCTTTGGCGTATCGCTTGTTTTCTGGAGTGTCGCAGAACCGATGAGTCATTTTTTTGTAACCCCGTTTCCTGGCATTGAGCCACAGACAGAGGAAGCGGCCAGGGTGGCAATGGGATATTCCTTTTTCCACTGGGGCATTAGTCAGTGGGCCGTTTTTGCGATTGCCGGACTGGCAATTGCCTTTATTCAATTCAGAAAAAGAAGGAGCGGATTGGTTTCTGTTGCCATCGAACCCGTTATCGGGAAAAATAAGGGCGTAGCGAATACGATTAACATATTGGCTGTAATTGCTACGGTCATGGGTGTTGCGACCACCGTCGGGTTATCGTTTATCCAGCTAAATGGTGGGTTGTCATCCGTCTTTAATATCCCGAATAATATCGGGGTCCAGATTATAATAGCTCTAATCATGATGGTTTGCTATTTAGTCTCTTCTGGCACAGGATTGGATAGAGGAATAAAATGGCTGAGCAACATAAATTTAGGGCTGGCTCTGCTTATCATGGTCATTGTATTTTTACTGGGGCCAACATTATTTATTTTAAACTCTTTTGTGCTGGGTTTAGGCGATTATTTAACCCATTTTGTTCAGTACAGTCTGCGCCTGACACCATATACAGGTGGCGAGTGGGTATATGATTGGACGATATTTTACTGGGCATGGGCCATCGCCTGGTCTCCATTTGTAGGAGCATTTGTAGCACGGGTGTCTAGAGGCAGAACCATCCGTGAATTTGTAGCAGGCGTGATGTTAGCACCACCCGCTATTGCCTGTGTATGGATTGCCGTATTTGGCGGAACTGCATTGTACAGTGATTTAAATAATGGAACTCGTATTGCAGAGGCTGTTAACAATGATGTAACAGTAGCTTTATTTGAAGCACTCGGAGTTGTGCCTTTTACAGACATCTTATCGATCATTTCGATATTGCTGATTTTTACCTTCATGGTAACTTCTGCTGACTCTGCAACTTATATTTTAGGAACAATGACATCTAAAGGAAGTCTAAATCCAGCTCTGATAACCAAAATAATATGGGGTGTTCTTATTACAGCAATTGCTCTTGTGTTATTATTTACAGGTGGATTGGATGCCCTGCAAACAGCTTCATTAACAGCAGCTTTGCCATTTACAGTCATCCTTCTGATTATGATTGTATCAATATGGAAATCAATAAAAGCAGAATACGAACCGAAAGATAATAAAAGAAACTAA
- a CDS encoding aldo/keto reductase, which yields MTKKVQIAKTDLYVNPIGLGANAIGGHNLYPNLDEENNKKVVRNAVDAGLDFIDTAFSYGKGRSEELVGEAVKQTAKRNDIVLATKGAQKLAGDDVITDNSPAFLKQTVEESLKRLQTDYIDLFYIHKPDENTPKDEAVGALKELKDEGKIRAIGVSNFSMDQLIEANRDGYVDVYQGHYNLFNRAAESDYLPYTAENNISYVPFFPFASGILTGKYTKNTTFNDFRSKMPHLKGEAFEQNLEKVEQLREIANAKQAEVSHVVLAWYLTRDSIDTVIPGAKNSEQVLNNLKALDVQLTEKEVQHIADLFS from the coding sequence ATGACAAAAAAAGTACAAATCGCCAAAACAGATTTATACGTAAATCCAATTGGACTTGGCGCCAATGCGATTGGTGGGCATAACCTTTACCCAAATTTAGATGAAGAAAACAATAAAAAAGTTGTCCGTAATGCAGTAGATGCTGGACTGGACTTTATCGATACCGCATTTAGCTATGGAAAAGGTCGTTCGGAGGAATTAGTCGGCGAAGCTGTTAAGCAAACGGCTAAGCGAAATGATATTGTACTTGCTACAAAAGGAGCACAGAAGTTAGCCGGTGACGATGTAATCACTGATAACTCCCCTGCCTTCTTAAAGCAAACCGTAGAAGAAAGTTTAAAACGACTACAAACTGACTATATCGATTTATTTTATATTCATAAACCAGACGAAAACACGCCAAAGGATGAGGCAGTTGGCGCTTTAAAAGAATTAAAAGATGAAGGAAAGATTAGAGCAATCGGGGTTTCAAATTTTTCAATGGATCAATTAATAGAAGCAAATCGAGATGGCTATGTAGATGTTTATCAGGGGCATTACAATCTGTTTAATCGCGCGGCCGAATCGGATTATCTCCCTTATACAGCGGAAAATAATATTTCCTACGTCCCATTTTTCCCCTTTGCATCAGGGATCTTAACTGGGAAATATACAAAAAACACAACGTTTAACGACTTCCGCTCTAAAATGCCCCACCTAAAAGGTGAAGCATTCGAACAAAACCTAGAAAAAGTGGAACAACTGCGTGAAATAGCTAATGCAAAACAGGCAGAAGTAAGTCATGTTGTCTTAGCCTGGTATTTAACACGTGACTCCATCGATACAGTAATTCCTGGTGCTAAGAATTCAGAGCAAGTTTTAAATAATTTAAAAGCATTGGACGTTCAATTAACGGAAAAAGAAGTGCAACATATTGCTGATCTCTTTTCGTAA